The Polypterus senegalus isolate Bchr_013 chromosome 10, ASM1683550v1, whole genome shotgun sequence genomic interval CGGCTCAGACTGCAAGCTGCACGTGTATGATACGGAGACGAGGCAGCTGGTTCAGACGTGCCAGGGCAGGTAAGCTTcagagtgtttgtgtgtgcaggTGGCAGTCACTTGTGCCAGCATCTCAGTCCCTGCTGTTCTTCTCATGTGCCTCTCGTGTCTAACTCAGCATCGCATTGAACAAGATGGATGGGCACCGTTTCCGGGTGTTTGCGGTGGCTTTCCACCCAGATATGGAGACAGAGTTCATCTCGGGCGGGTGGGATAACACAGTGCAGGTAAGAACGTCACCGAGTTCGGTGTTGTAGGGCAGGGCCCGTACCCCAGTGGCACTATAAAGTGAcccttctgtctctctctgcagTTCTGGGACATGAATCAGGTCACTGCTGTGAGGTAAGTGtggccctaaccctaaccctccagATGTCCCGCTCCACCCTGTTAAGTCATTGCCGTTTTTTTGTTGCACCCCTCAAGGAAGCTGTTCGGTCCCCATATTTGTGGCGACGCCCTGGAGGTGGACGCTTCAACTAATCAGATTCTTACAGGCTCGTGGAGGAAAGAGAACGCCTTAGAGGTCAGTGTCATGTCGTGTGATCTTTTGAAGCAGCCTCCTGTAGAGCGCCACATTAAAACTGCCACCCTTCTGTGCAGCTTTGGGACTATAAGACGGGGAACAAGCTGAGTGACATCCCTGATGACCACACGGGACACTCCCTGGTAAGCACACTCTGGGCCTTAATAAGTGAACCTCGCTGACCGGTCTGCTATATCTCATGGCGGTGCTTATACCTTCACAGATTTACAGCTGCCATTACCTGGGGAGCGAGTACATAGTGGCCTCGGGCAGTGAGTCGAACATGTGCAGAGTCATCGACAAGAACACCATGATGGTGAGTTGGCGCAGGCGCACTAGCAATGTCCAAGATGGCAGGATTTTCTTCAGGGTCTCCCCACTCGTACCAGTCATGGTGGTTTGGTCGTGGCGTTAGTAAGGACTGTGTGGGTGCCTGTCCAGGAGTAGCACCCAACGCTTCAGGATACAGGCCGGGCGCACTTGTGAAATATGAACTAGtttaattcatatttatgttGCTTTCCAGTTAAGCTGAATTTCTTAAATTTGCCCATTTACAGCTGTTAGAATGCAGTGAAAGCATACAATCATTAGCGGTTAATATGAACTTGCGTATTTGGTTTACAAAAAGACTTTAAAAACTAGGACTAGTaaccaaactaaaagaagtgagttGAGGGCAAAATTGGTTTAAACACCAGAACACCCCACAGGGACGCGTCGTCAGCCCCATCCTCTAAACCCTGTTGACCCACAACTGCGTCGCCTCCGACTAACAGAACATCGTTGTAAAGTTCGCAGACGACACCGCAGTGATaggacgcatcactggtggggatgaggcggcctacaggagggaggtggacaatCTGGCGTCacggtgtgaggacaacaacctcaccctcaacacagtcAAGACGAAGgcgatgatagtggacatgaggaaggagcgGAGACCTCACCGGTCCCTGTTCatctgagggcttgaagtggagagggtgagcagtattaaatacctgggtgtctacatcagcgaggacctcacttggacacttaacaccacacagctggtcaagagggctcaactttctgaggaggctgaggaagtttggtatgtcgactaagatcctcggcaacttctacagctgcattgttgagagcatcttgaccagctgcatcaccgtgtggtacggcaacactactgctatggaccgcaagcgcctgcaggGAAGATCAGCAGGACCCCagtgccctctctgcagagcatctacaactgcctCGATCCTCGGGGACCCCCAACACAAACTGTCCACACCTCTATCCTCAGACAGGAGGTACAGAGTATGAGaggcaggacttccaggctaatgaagtttctctctttctttcccaaggccattcgACTCCTAAacaactgactggagtttataaccgctGGCCACCTCATTCTgtcgacctcacacaactgtattggacttgtccatcacacaccgaCCTGCACGTTACCCTTTATACTTCTATtccatttttatactttatgctgcctctgctacttattatttatgtttctcgttatacgttggttttgtcatttggtgtggacagcaaagaaagaatttcattgtacagggaaacgcgTTTatttactgtgcacatgacaataaactttgaactgaACTGATGGGGTCAAGACGGGAAATTTCATTAGAATTTGGTGTCTTACaagtggtgtccagcaggtgTCAGTGCtggagctgctgctgttgttAACATCCATACAGTAAATGATCTGGATTGGAGTATAACTAACAAATGATAGGAGGAACGGCAGAAAATGCAGAATCAGCTGAATCATTACAGATTCAAATTGACGTTAGGACATGCAAagcattacatgtaggaagtaaaaataggTTTGAGTACACAGTGGGAGGCTTAACATTTTAAAGGACCCCTTATTGGAAGAACCTAGGAGACCAAGTGGGCTTGTAATCCGGCGGTGTGGTGCGGTGGTCGGGGGTTCAGACCCCACCAGtggcactgtgtgaccctgagaaagtcacttcacctgcctgcctgtgcctccaattggaaaaccaaaagaaatgtaagcaactGTATCTGAAAGTGCCCGCCATATAAGAAAATGTAATCACCTATATGAAGATGGGGGGAGAGACTCCATTAAATGTTTaataggttatatagcatgatgtgtgagGCCTGCAGGACTGTGtagagttttggtctccatattatgaaaaaagacaaaacaacactAGGGAAACTAGAGAGTACAGGGGGCTGTCCAGCTCCGctcccggagggccgcagtggctgcaggttttcattctaaccatcttcttaattagtgagccgttttcaccgctgattaacttgttttcctATCGTTGTAATTAATTGGCTCAGACCCTTatttcaggggtgggcaaagtcagtcccggagggccgcagtggctgcaggtttctgatCCAGCCCACTTGCTTAGTTAGAAGaaaatccttgccaataatttaatttcatggcttgttagtgctttaactctaccatgtcaggtcattctcatatcctagatctttttttttcctttctaaggatatcagaaaaaatgatttgaagtctaaaatggaggaataattctcagtccttcacttttccctcatcactttccttccaagtatttcattaaacccaacaGCGCACGATAAACACacaaaggtgtaaatggaaacgaGCTAAATgcagaactgctggctcctttgtcatttgcatcttattgctaataggGAGCAATTAAAaccgagaatacagctgtttaaggctcaattaagcaataagggttcaaaatcttaacgagcgagacccctaaagtgaagcagaagtgtcacttgagcagtaaggGCGTCTTATTAGGccactgggttggagcaaaaccctgcagccactgcggccctccaggaacgactttgtcCACCCCTGGAGTAGAGTGACTGAGGCTGATTGAGGACCTCGGAGAATGAGGAAGGAGGACAGAGTGAAGCAGCTGAAGCTTttaaagcaaatggagattaagaggaggacgtttttaaaattatgagagGAATTAGTAGAGTTGACTCCTGCTGTAACTTTAAGAGAAGTTCTTCAACAAGACTTTCGGGCCGTTTCAAATGTGGCCGAGTGTCATTTCAGACATCAGTTCCACACTTGGCATGATGTTGTTTTCACTTGTCACGTCCTCTCTGTTTCTAAACAGAAGTGCATTCAAGACTTGACAGGAACATCAGGAGACATTTAAAGATCATGTAGTGAATGCCTTGTATGCATAACACACAAATCAGTCCCTCTCTGGTAGCTTATTTGGGTAATACTTTAGGTTTGGTACGCATTCTAAACTTGCTGTTAAGAGTCTATAAACATTTCATTAACTATGCCCTTAAAGTACACTCTGACCAAAAGAATAAGAATCtagatttttctcatttttctttgtttttatgttgtcatttgtTTTAGAACATGTAGACTGCTATTGGCTGTTTGTATTTGCTGCTGTGTTACCTttcattatttctaatattaagaACTTGGTCTCATTTTacccattttttacttttataagttGGCCCCAAGGGTTCACTTGTTGATGCCCCTAATGTAGGGCAGCAGGTCAGGCTCTCATTGCACAATTCTTCTCATCCCAGAGTCCACACAGCTCCTGTTAGCGTGCctggtgtctttttttttatccatttatttttattttttttaaatatcccagGGCATGGTCATAGTTGTGACTGCGTTTTTATTGATTTGACTTCATCTCCCCTCTGCTTCCTCGTCGTTTTGTGAATGGGGAGTCCTTGCATTTTAACTCCCAACTTTCACTGCCCTTCATCAGACATTGTGGAGCAGTATGGGCCGCCACAGTAGACAGGGCCTGCCTGCTAACCCCTCCTTTGTCTTCTGGCAGACTTCAGGCCGATTCCTGGACCTTCCTGGTGGAGTATATAGCACCTCGGTGTGCAGCAGCGGCAAACAGGAGGGCCTCATCGCCACCTCATGTCAGAGTAGCGTCTACCTGCTGGAGCGCACGATTTAACCTGCTGTGGTTCCTCACCTTGGCGTCTCCTCACATTCCAACGGCATGGGGAGCAGCTCCAGCTGTCAAATGGAGGCAGGCACAGaatttctctgtctctttcactgTTCTCATTGTTGCTGCCCAAATGTTCATGTCTGTTTTCTTAATAAAGTTTGTTGTTGGTTTACACTTGTGCCTGGCTGGCCAGTATGTACTCTTGATGTGCTTGTACTGCCTAGAGCAAAGAGAATCAGGACCCTGGGAATGATGGATAACAAAGAAATGGTGACCCACAGCACCGAGTGAACCCCCGATGACGCTGTCTGGACAAAACTGGGATCCCCGGTATGTGTAATGTTCAGATTTGTGTAATGTGTGCTAATGGCAAAGGCCAACAGCCCAGTTCTCATGTCTTGCTCAATGTGTGACATTCAGGTCTGCATCACGCTGCATGACTTTGAGTCACAGGACACGTAACAACTACGCTTCCTCAGTCCCGTTGCCTTGTGAATGTTAGATGACGCAAACTCGGAATCCCTGGGAGTGATGGACAGCAACTAACCGGTGACTCCACCACACCAACCAGTGCCGTCTGAACAAGTAAGTGATTCCCAGCGTACGTCACATGTGTGGTATAGTGCCAGTGTTTCGTAGAGATTGGGTCACAAGCCTAATTGAGTCGTGGATGTGTTTGATTACGTGCTTCTGTGGTGACCCATTCCAAAGTGGCCGAATTCTGTGGTGATCGACCATTTGTAGGTGTCCCGTTTGCACATACAAGAGagaacttcactgtactctgtaaatgTGTCGGTGATGATGATGATCCTATGGTACAGGCATATCTCTACAAagtggtgtaatggttaaggcGTCCGACTTTATGTCACAAGGCTAACGTTCACTTCTCTTACTATATGCCATTTTCTCACATTGTGACTTCAGCAGTTCAGCTGTCGTCTCACACACTCAGgccgagtggtggctctgaggctagagatctgcactggcaatcggaaggttgctggttggaatcccgtaaatgccaaaagagactcGGCTCTGTGGGGCCCGTGAGCAAGgtgacccttaacctgcaattgcttagcgctttgagtagtgagaacagCGCCATATACAGCGCATCTGGacagtattcacagcgcttcatcactttctccacattttgttatgttacagccttattctaaaatggattcaattcattttttttcctcagaattctccacacaaaaccccataatgacaacatgaaaaaagttcacttgaggtttttgcaaatttattaaaaataaaaacactgagaaatcccatgtccataagtattcacagcctttgctcaatactttgtcgacgcacctttggcagcaattccagcctgaattctttttgaatgtgatgccacaagcttggcacacctatccttggccagtttcgcccattcctctttgcagcacctctcaagctccatcaggctggatgggaagcgtcggtgcacagccattttaagatctctccagagatgttcaatcagattcaagtctgggccactcaaggacattcacagagttgtcctgaagccctcctttgatatcttggctgtgtgcttagggtcgttgtcctactgaaagatgaaccgtcgcccgagtctgaggtcaagagcgctctggagcaggttttcatccaggatgtctctgtactttgctgcagtcatctttccttttattctgactagtctcccagttcctgatgctgccaccaccatgcttcactgtagggatggtattggcctggtgatgagcggtgcctggtttcctccaaacatgacgcctggcattcacaccaaagagttcaatctttgtctcatcagaccacagaattttgtttctcgtggtctgagagtccttcaggtgccttttgtcaaactccaggcgggctgccatgtgccttttactaagaagtggcttccgtctggccactctaccatacaggcctgattggtggattgctgcagagatggttgtccttctggaaggttcttctctctccacaaaggatctctggagctctgacagagtgaccatcgggttcttggtcacctccctgacttggCCCTTCTCcgccgatcgctcagtttagatggccggccagctctaggaagagtcctggtggtttcgaacttcttccacttacggatgatggaggccactgtgctcattgggaccttcaaagcagcagaaatgtttctgtaaccttccccagatttgtgccatgagacaatcctgtctcgggggTCTACAGACAATccctttgacttcatacttggtttgtgctctgacatgaactgtcaactgtgggaccttctatagacaggtgtgtgcctttccaaatcgtgtccaatcaactgagttgaccacaggtggactccaatgaagctgcagaaacatatcaaggatgatcaggagaaacaggatggacctgagctcaatttggagcttcatggcaaaggctgtgaatacttatggacatgtgctttctcaatttttttatttttaataaatttgcaaaaatctcaagtaaaccttattcactttgtcattatggggtgttgtgtgtagaattctgaggaaaaaatgaatttaaaccattttggaataaggctgtggaaaaagtgatgaagcgctgtgaatactttccggatgcactgtaaatgtaaagtagtaTTAAAGTATTATTACACTTAACTACTCACTTATTCTCCCAGCTGATTGTCGTCCAGGATTTTACAGACTAATGGACAATTGGGAGACTTTCAAAGCATCTTCTGTAATTGtgtggctagatagatagatatagatatgaaaggcgctatatacaatgtaacagatagatactttattaatccccaaggagaaattcacctCCAGAGCACTTGGTGACATTTTATGGTAGCTACGCAATCTGGCACCATGTAGAATGAATGATGTGATATTTGTGCAGTATCTCTGCTTTAAGACTAGAGTGAGCTTGCCGTCAGTATTCACTCGATTAGCCCGTGTCTTATGCCTACCATGCTACATTTTGATTGCCAATCTGTTTAACTGCACAAACACGCAATGGTAGCGGCTGAGCAAGGTCCTTCAGTGTTTCTTATTTGGTACGGATTTGAGGAAATGCCATCcagtcctcctcctgcccaccccACCCAGCCCATCTACTCAGGTTTTCCACAGACATTTCACAGTCAGGCTTGTAAGAGCATAAATGGGGGAGTCGCTTTGTGATTGGTCAATGGGAACTGAAACACTGAATCGGCTCATATGACATTTCAAGCTAAAAAGATCAGAATATTTTGGACTTCAAAAAAGAACCTCAAGAGCCACCAGATCAGCTCAGAGTTTCTCTCCTGCTTTGCATGTCACAACATTAAAAACTTCAACAATTTTCACGCCAGGCCAATTTGAAAAAACACTTAAGAGGTTGCAAGTCGTGTTGAAATCAATCGCCTTATATACTGCACAGCCATCTTAAAGTCGTGTAGGGGGACGGCGGCCACACATAACGACTGAACCTGCTACATCTTGTTGGCCGATTACAGGACTCCCTCTTGACTTCTCAGCACAGTTTCAGCTTTTCTTATTGCGAGGTCAACCCATTTTGGCAGCCAAACAGCATTGAGCTCCTTCTTACATTCCCTACCGTGCAGTGGGATGACCAGGACGAGACCTCAAATAGCCCCTTGCACCTGCCCCACCACTCCATAAGCCTCTCCTCTGTCATTCACTCCACAGCACCCAATTGTCATCTCTTCTTTATTCCGCCACTACTTGTCTTAGTTCACCTTTGAGATCTGAATGAGCTCAGCTTTGTGATATTTTAAGCCTTGTGCTTGCAGCTGAGCACTGAGCTAAGTAAGTTGTGACAAAAATCACACCTGCAATGACCGAGTCACTGAAGATGTCACACGGGTGCAGGCCGAGACTGTCCACAACCTGCTAAGATCACATAAATGAAAGGCTGAAAATAAATGGGACTTTTGTGAGTCACTTGACCCTgtgattaaataagaaaaatatgtaGGTAggcgggtggcacagtgggtggcactgctgcctcgcagttaggagacccatccgggttcacttcccgtgtcctccctgtatagagtttgcatgttctccccgtgtcctccagtttcctcccacagtccaaagacatgcaggtcaggtgcattggcgatcctaaattgtctctggtgtgtgtgtgtgtcctgcggtgggctggcgccctgcctggggtttgtttccagcagacccctgtggccctgtgttaggatatggcgggtagGATAACGACCAGGCAGATAGCTCTGTTACCTGAAGCCACTTTGGATGAAGGTGTCCATCATAACAACAAAGAAATCAAGCGCCAGGCCAGTCTCCTGTTAAtccatttcagttttaattgatAACCCATGACGTCAGCGGAGGCATCTCTGTGGCAGCGCCAGCTTCTTCTGTCTACGGACGTGAACCACAATATTGAACAACTACAGTGCAGGGCCGAGCACACACCCTGACCTCTGAACTTTCAACCCCAGGCCAGCTGAAAGAGCTGCTCTGCTGCTTGCTCCAGTCTAGTCTGGTACTCCAGCTCACAGTAGTTTCCTTCTGGGACCCCAGAGAGACCATGGAGGACTCCCCAACAGCACCCAGCGATCACTCCTGTGGAGTCGCTGTCACCTGCAAAAGAAGAGATTGATGCCATTTAAGAAAACAAGGGACACAGGGATGGATTCTGCCCCAGCTTGAGCAGCAAGGATGGCTCCCCACCTCCATGGAACATGGCTCGACTACACAGCTCGTCCCAGTCTGCACCGGCCCCCAGCAGAGCATCCAGGGCTATCATTGGAGCATCATGGCCACTACGCCCCGCCCAGCCCGACAAACTGAAAGTCTTGTAGACCGCATCCCGCTCCTCTACTCCATAGGGGGTGGGCCACTTCACGGGTCCCTCGCTCGCCTGGAGCCCCCGCTCAGACAAATACCtaagcaagaggaaaagaggggaGTCCAAACAGAGTCTATACAGTGGGACCCATCCTCCCTCACACGGGACAGACCCTCTTACCAAGCCCACTTCTCACTGAAATAGCTCCATTCGCGGCGGTTCTCTGCCACATCAACACCCACTCCCTCAACATACTGCAGGGCTTTTGGCAAAGTCTCCATCAGGCCAGACCCCCACGTCAGAAGAGGTCGCTGCTGCACAGCATAGGAGGTGAAGAGGGCTGAAGCCAAAGACCCCAAGAACCCTG includes:
- the adprh gene encoding ADP-ribosylarginine hydrolase → MRPTPDQYRAAMLLSAAGDALGYRNQLWEYNESGAAIHSELAELGGLKAIRAALPDWPVSDDTVLHLATAEALVAGKEGDELLQELAFRYVEAMKDMEGRKPGPTSILGTSQLKPGAPLGFRIPFNPEASGCGAAMRSMCIGLRFPRPEQLSDLISVSIESGRMTHHHPTGFLGSLASALFTSYAVQQRPLLTWGSGLMETLPKALQYVEGVGVDVAENRREWSYFSEKWAWYLSERGLQASEGPVKWPTPYGVEERDAVYKTFSLSGWAGRSGHDAPMIALDALLGAGADWDELCSRAMFHGGDSDSTGVIAGCCWGVLHGLSGVPEGNYCELEYQTRLEQAAEQLFQLAWG
- the LOC120536479 gene encoding uncharacterized WD repeat-containing protein alr3466-like, which gives rise to MSFGLFVTPRRSLISSRATTYQDDSDFGTSDHSASPLPDPSTEGPLKIRNKVDCGSVVMTSRFNGKGTLLAVGLSNGDIKVFHPVDGTFLYQLSDSEILMAALPVTSLQFLDINDKWKDLLLLATYASGHVRLWHVSGKQCLCSIEEGDRQTLSVALSPSGSRFVTSGSDCKLHVYDTETRQLVQTCQGSIALNKMDGHRFRVFAVAFHPDMETEFISGGWDNTVQFWDMNQVTAVRKLFGPHICGDALEVDASTNQILTGSWRKENALELWDYKTGNKLSDIPDDHTGHSLIYSCHYLGSEYIVASGSESNMCRVIDKNTMMTSGRFLDLPGGVYSTSVCSSGKQEGLIATSCQSSVYLLERTI